The following coding sequences lie in one Lysobacter capsici genomic window:
- a CDS encoding sodium/sugar symporter, producing the protein MKLPLLDTIIVLVYLAGVFALAQWVSREKAGHEKTAKDYFLASKSLPWWAIGASLIAANISAEQIIGMSGSGYALGLAIASYEWMAAATLLVVGKFFLPIFLRNGIYTMPQFLQERYGNRIRTLMAVFWLGLYVFVNLTSIVWLGSLAVAQVTGMDQMLALALLGLFALAYQLYGGLKAVALTDIVQVALLVLGGLMVAGLTLSKIGDGAGVLAGFNKLMATHPDHFKMILSPDNPHYKDLPGIGVLLGGLWVMHVSYWGFNQYIIQRALAAKDLREAQKGIVFAAGLKIILPIIVVLPGIAALMLAPGLQRSDDAYPAMMTLLPSGVLGLVFAALVAAIVASLASKINSVATIFTLDFYAKYKPQASEKQLVRVGRIAAAVSIAIAIVTARPLIGGFDQGFQYIQEYTGFFTPGIVVIFVLGLFWKRANEAGALAAALGSFLLSLALKFAWPELPFVNRVGVVFLLAAALAVIVSLATPSGAGRDRIQGDGVSFATSPSFNIAAVGVLAILIALYALFW; encoded by the coding sequence ATGAAACTTCCCTTGCTCGACACCATCATCGTCCTGGTCTACCTCGCCGGCGTGTTCGCCCTCGCGCAATGGGTCTCGCGCGAAAAGGCCGGCCACGAGAAAACCGCCAAGGACTATTTTCTCGCCAGCAAGTCGCTGCCGTGGTGGGCGATCGGCGCGTCGTTGATCGCGGCCAACATCTCGGCCGAACAGATCATCGGCATGTCGGGCTCGGGCTATGCGCTGGGATTGGCGATCGCCTCCTACGAATGGATGGCGGCGGCGACGCTGCTGGTCGTCGGCAAGTTCTTCCTGCCGATCTTCCTGCGCAACGGCATCTACACCATGCCGCAGTTCCTGCAGGAGCGGTACGGCAACCGCATCCGCACCCTGATGGCGGTGTTCTGGCTCGGGCTGTACGTGTTCGTGAACCTGACCTCGATCGTGTGGCTGGGTTCGCTCGCGGTGGCGCAGGTGACCGGCATGGACCAGATGCTGGCGCTGGCGCTGCTCGGATTGTTCGCGCTCGCCTATCAGCTGTACGGCGGGCTCAAGGCGGTGGCGTTGACAGACATCGTGCAGGTCGCGCTGCTGGTGCTCGGCGGGCTCATGGTCGCCGGCCTGACCCTGAGCAAGATCGGCGACGGCGCGGGCGTGCTGGCCGGTTTCAACAAGCTCATGGCGACCCATCCGGACCACTTCAAGATGATCCTGTCGCCGGACAATCCGCACTACAAGGACCTGCCCGGCATCGGCGTGTTGCTCGGCGGCTTGTGGGTGATGCACGTGAGCTACTGGGGTTTCAACCAGTACATCATCCAGCGCGCGCTCGCGGCCAAGGACCTGCGCGAGGCGCAGAAGGGCATCGTGTTCGCCGCCGGGCTCAAGATCATCCTGCCGATCATCGTGGTGCTGCCGGGCATCGCCGCGCTAATGCTGGCGCCGGGTTTGCAACGCTCCGACGATGCCTATCCGGCGATGATGACGCTGCTGCCCAGCGGCGTGCTCGGCCTGGTGTTCGCGGCGCTGGTCGCGGCGATCGTCGCTTCGCTGGCGTCGAAGATCAATTCGGTCGCGACCATCTTCACCCTGGATTTCTACGCCAAGTACAAGCCGCAGGCGAGCGAGAAGCAGTTGGTGCGGGTCGGCCGCATCGCCGCGGCGGTGTCGATCGCGATCGCGATCGTGACCGCGCGGCCGCTGATCGGCGGCTTCGACCAGGGCTTCCAGTACATCCAGGAATACACCGGTTTCTTCACCCCGGGCATCGTGGTGATCTTCGTGCTCGGCCTGTTCTGGAAGCGCGCCAACGAAGCCGGCGCATTGGCCGCGGCGCTGGGTTCGTTCCTGTTGTCGCTCGCGTTGAAGTTCGCCTGGCCGGAGCTGCCGTTCGTCAATCGCGTCGGCGTGGTGTTCCTGCTCGCGGCCGCGCTGGCGGTGATCGTGTCGCTGGCGACGCCGTCGGGCGCCGGCCGCGACCGCATCCAGGGCGACGGGGTGAGCTTTGCGACTTCGCCGTCGTTCAATATCGCCGCGGTCGGTGTGCTGGCGATCCTGATCGCGCTGTACGCGCTGTTCTGGTGA
- a CDS encoding LacI family DNA-binding transcriptional regulator, with the protein MRRCAMDGSIGRAIWQNTQNTRQGKRPAMRVRIEDVAEAAGVSMKTVSRVLNQEPNVSEETRKRVEAAARKLQYRPNPSARSLAGQRSYLVALLYDNPSSNYLMEVQAGMLDACIAHHYNLMLAPVTYGERKFVAHVDEIIQHSRADGLVLTPPLTDHPGLMKRLGQLGIPYANISPKLRGGRIGVVLDEERAVREMMAHLVSLGHRRIAHIKGHPEHGASQWRLNGYRDGLAAAGIEYDPSLVIEGDFHYDTGAICAQRLLLMDNPPTAIFAANDDMAAGTIRTASEMGLSIPGDVSVCGFDDTPISRQIYPPLTTVRQPTREMGRLATHELFKRIKAPDGGQMITAGYELQLRQSTGPVGKGRAPRRR; encoded by the coding sequence ATGCGGCGTTGCGCGATGGATGGCAGTATTGGCCGCGCGATCTGGCAAAATACGCAGAACACGCGACAAGGGAAACGACCGGCTATGCGGGTTCGCATCGAAGATGTGGCGGAAGCGGCGGGCGTGTCGATGAAGACCGTCTCGCGCGTGCTCAACCAGGAACCCAACGTCAGCGAGGAAACGCGCAAGCGCGTGGAAGCCGCGGCGCGCAAGCTCCAGTACCGGCCCAACCCGTCCGCGCGCAGCCTCGCCGGCCAGCGCTCGTACCTGGTCGCCTTGCTCTACGACAACCCGTCGAGCAACTACCTGATGGAAGTGCAGGCCGGCATGCTCGATGCCTGCATCGCGCACCACTACAACCTGATGCTCGCGCCGGTGACCTACGGCGAGCGCAAGTTCGTGGCCCACGTCGACGAGATCATCCAGCACTCGCGCGCCGACGGCCTGGTGCTGACGCCGCCGCTGACCGATCACCCGGGGCTGATGAAGCGGCTCGGCCAGCTCGGCATTCCTTACGCCAACATCTCGCCCAAGCTGCGCGGCGGCCGCATCGGCGTGGTGCTCGACGAGGAGCGCGCGGTGCGCGAGATGATGGCGCACTTGGTGTCGCTGGGGCATCGCCGCATCGCCCACATCAAGGGCCATCCCGAGCACGGCGCCAGCCAGTGGCGCTTGAACGGCTACCGCGACGGGCTGGCCGCGGCCGGCATCGAGTACGACCCCAGCCTGGTGATCGAAGGCGACTTCCACTACGACACCGGCGCGATCTGCGCCCAGCGCCTGCTGCTGATGGACAACCCGCCGACCGCGATCTTCGCCGCCAACGACGACATGGCCGCCGGCACGATCCGCACCGCCAGCGAAATGGGCTTGTCGATTCCCGGCGACGTGTCGGTGTGCGGTTTCGACGACACGCCGATCTCGCGTCAGATCTATCCGCCGCTGACCACGGTGCGCCAACCGACCCGCGAAATGGGACGCCTGGCCACGCACGAACTGTTCAAGCGGATCAAGGCGCCCGACGGCGGCCAGATGATCACCGCCGGTTACGAATTGCAGCTGCGCCAGTCGACCGGCCCGGTCGGCAAGGGCCGCGCGCCGCGTCGACGCTGA
- a CDS encoding glycoside hydrolase family 3 protein, translating into MKASTRGHASAVIPSIQSRWPARRRLSGCLALALLCGPVAAADGVKPDAATIDPAHWPALKAPIPRDARLEARIAALLAKMSVEEKVGQIVQADINSATPEDVRKYHIGSVLAGGNSEPGGISEPGGNYAAPPQEWLDIADKFYNASMDASDGKVAIPIIFGIDAVHGHNNLIGATLFPHNVGLGATRNPDLIRRIGAATAAEVRSTGMEWTFAPTLTVPRDDRWGRTYEGYSEDPRVVASYAAAAIEGLQGKVGTKQFLDGSHVIASAKHFLADGGTFEGRDQGDAKISENELRDVHGAGYPPALKAGAQTVMASFSSWQGRKMHGNADLLTGVLKQRMGFDGFVIGDWNAHGQLDGCSNENCAAAFNAGVDMLMTPDSWRGYYDSALKQVKSGEISMARLDDAVTRILRVKLRLGLFEAGAPSKRPLGGKFELLGSPEHRAIARQAVRESLVLLKNDNRVLPISPKERVLVLGDGADNIAKQSGGWTLNWQGTGLKPSDFPNAQSIWTGLREQIEAAGGHAELAVDGKYKDKPDVAIYVYGEDPYAEFQGDLRTLAFRPTRNPELETIKRLKADGIPVVSVLLSGRPLWVNREINASDAFVAAWLPGSEGAGIADVLLRNDRGGIAHDFKGKLSYSWPRTAVQVANVGDKDYSPQFAFGYGLTYAKDAKVGVLPEDPGTADIDQRSMQFLGRGALPRGWTLRVDSQGKPSQAIKPPLASADGAIAVSAVDYKAQEDAWRVDWKGDAKVEWVADAPLELVRETNGDVQLLITLKVDAVGAGDANLLAACGPKCEAKVPFGEILRGFPRGQWQRIGVPLKCVRAAGADMGKLIVPFGLQASKGTSITLHEVAYGTDAEQVVDCKRQ; encoded by the coding sequence ATGAAGGCATCCACCCGCGGCCACGCGTCCGCCGTCATTCCATCGATCCAAAGCCGCTGGCCGGCGCGCCGGCGGCTGTCCGGATGCCTGGCCCTGGCCTTGCTGTGCGGGCCGGTGGCGGCCGCCGACGGGGTCAAGCCCGACGCGGCGACGATCGATCCGGCCCACTGGCCGGCGCTGAAGGCGCCGATCCCGCGCGACGCCAGGCTGGAAGCGCGGATCGCCGCGCTGCTGGCGAAGATGAGCGTGGAGGAGAAGGTCGGCCAGATCGTGCAGGCCGACATCAACAGCGCCACGCCCGAGGACGTGCGCAAGTACCACATCGGCTCGGTGCTGGCCGGCGGCAATTCCGAACCCGGCGGCATTTCCGAGCCGGGCGGCAATTACGCCGCGCCGCCGCAGGAATGGCTGGACATCGCCGACAAGTTCTACAACGCATCGATGGACGCCAGCGACGGCAAGGTCGCGATCCCGATCATCTTCGGCATCGACGCGGTGCATGGCCACAACAACCTGATCGGCGCGACGCTGTTCCCGCACAACGTCGGCCTGGGCGCGACCCGCAACCCGGACTTGATCCGCCGCATCGGCGCGGCGACCGCGGCCGAGGTGCGCAGCACCGGCATGGAGTGGACCTTCGCGCCGACCCTGACCGTGCCGCGCGACGATCGCTGGGGCCGCACCTACGAAGGCTATTCGGAAGATCCGCGGGTGGTCGCCAGCTATGCGGCCGCGGCGATCGAAGGCCTGCAGGGCAAGGTCGGCACGAAGCAGTTCCTCGACGGCTCGCACGTGATCGCCTCGGCCAAGCACTTCCTCGCCGACGGCGGTACCTTCGAAGGCCGCGATCAGGGCGATGCGAAGATCAGCGAAAACGAACTGCGCGACGTGCATGGCGCCGGTTATCCGCCGGCGTTGAAGGCCGGCGCGCAGACAGTGATGGCCTCGTTCTCGAGTTGGCAGGGCCGCAAGATGCACGGCAATGCCGATCTGCTGACCGGCGTGCTCAAGCAGCGTATGGGTTTCGACGGCTTCGTGATCGGCGACTGGAACGCGCACGGCCAGCTGGACGGATGCAGCAACGAAAACTGCGCGGCTGCGTTCAACGCCGGCGTCGACATGTTGATGACGCCCGACAGTTGGCGCGGCTATTACGACAGTGCGCTCAAGCAGGTGAAAAGCGGTGAGATCAGCATGGCCCGGCTCGACGATGCGGTGACCCGGATCCTGCGGGTCAAGCTGCGCTTGGGCCTGTTCGAAGCCGGCGCGCCGTCCAAGCGTCCGCTGGGCGGCAAGTTCGAGCTGCTCGGCAGTCCCGAGCATCGCGCGATCGCGCGCCAGGCAGTGCGCGAGTCGCTGGTGCTGCTCAAGAACGACAACCGCGTGCTGCCGATTTCGCCCAAGGAGCGCGTGCTGGTGCTCGGCGACGGCGCCGACAACATCGCCAAGCAATCCGGCGGCTGGACCTTGAACTGGCAGGGAACCGGCCTGAAACCGTCCGATTTCCCCAATGCGCAGTCGATCTGGACCGGCCTGCGCGAACAGATCGAAGCCGCCGGCGGCCACGCCGAACTGGCAGTGGACGGCAAGTACAAGGACAAGCCCGACGTCGCGATCTATGTCTACGGCGAAGACCCGTATGCCGAATTCCAGGGCGATCTGCGCACGCTCGCGTTTCGTCCGACGCGCAATCCCGAACTGGAGACGATCAAGCGGCTCAAGGCCGACGGCATCCCGGTGGTGAGCGTGTTGTTGTCGGGCCGGCCGTTGTGGGTCAATCGCGAGATCAACGCCTCCGACGCGTTCGTCGCCGCGTGGTTGCCCGGTTCGGAGGGCGCCGGCATCGCCGATGTGCTGCTGCGCAACGATCGCGGCGGCATCGCCCACGACTTCAAGGGCAAGCTGTCGTACTCGTGGCCGCGCACCGCGGTGCAGGTGGCGAACGTCGGCGACAAGGACTACTCGCCGCAGTTCGCGTTCGGTTATGGCCTGACTTACGCCAAGGACGCGAAGGTCGGCGTATTGCCGGAAGACCCGGGCACGGCCGATATCGACCAGCGTTCGATGCAGTTCCTCGGCCGGGGCGCGTTGCCGCGCGGATGGACCTTGCGGGTGGATTCGCAAGGCAAGCCGTCGCAGGCGATCAAGCCGCCGCTGGCGTCCGCCGACGGCGCGATCGCGGTGTCGGCGGTCGACTACAAGGCGCAGGAAGATGCGTGGCGGGTCGATTGGAAGGGCGACGCGAAGGTCGAATGGGTCGCCGACGCGCCGCTGGAACTGGTGCGCGAAACCAATGGCGATGTGCAGTTGCTGATCACCTTGAAGGTCGATGCGGTCGGCGCGGGCGATGCCAACCTGCTCGCCGCGTGCGGGCCTAAGTGCGAAGCGAAGGTTCCATTCGGCGAGATCCTGCGCGGCTTTCCGCGCGGGCAATGGCAGCGCATCGGCGTGCCGCTCAAGTGCGTGCGCGCGGCCGGCGCGGACATGGGCAAGCTGATCGTGCCGTTCGGTTTGCAGGCATCGAAGGGGACGTCGATCACCTTGCATGAGGTCGCCTACGGAACCGATGCGGAGCAGGTGGTGGACTGCAAGCGCCAGTGA
- a CDS encoding response regulator transcription factor gives MNASMFARPVLGGPTAGGLIVDDDAAYAATLQRSLARRGIETRTAANLRQALDLALAQPPGFALVDLKLGAESGLQLIRPLRELRADMRIVLVTGYASVATAVDAIKRGADDYLPKPASVAAILAALGLEPHDGSPLPIAPDTMTPLRRLEWEHIQQALNDTGGNISATARLLGMHRRSLQRKLGKRPGPERSSIGL, from the coding sequence ATGAACGCATCGATGTTTGCCCGACCCGTTCTCGGCGGCCCGACCGCCGGCGGCCTGATCGTCGACGACGACGCGGCCTATGCCGCGACCTTGCAGCGCAGCCTGGCGCGACGCGGGATCGAGACCCGCACCGCCGCCAACCTGCGTCAGGCGCTGGACCTGGCCCTCGCGCAACCGCCGGGCTTCGCCTTGGTCGACCTCAAGCTCGGCGCGGAATCGGGCCTGCAACTGATCCGCCCGCTGCGCGAGTTGCGCGCCGACATGCGCATCGTCCTGGTCACCGGCTACGCCAGCGTCGCCACCGCGGTCGACGCGATCAAGCGCGGCGCCGACGACTACCTGCCCAAGCCGGCCAGCGTCGCCGCCATCCTCGCCGCGCTCGGCCTGGAACCGCACGACGGATCGCCCCTGCCGATCGCGCCGGACACGATGACGCCGCTGCGGCGGCTGGAGTGGGAGCACATCCAGCAGGCGCTCAACGACACCGGCGGCAACATCTCGGCGACCGCGCGATTGCTGGGCATGCATCGGCGCTCGCTGCAGCGCAAGCTCGGCAAGCGGCCGGGGCCGGAGCGCAGTTCGATCGGGTTGTGA
- a CDS encoding copper chaperone PCu(A)C: MTMTQPIAALILSLALSGAAHAQVAVDAPWVRASVPQQTATGAFMRLTASRDLRLIGARSDAAQTTEVHEMAMQGQMIRMRQVAALPLPRGQVVALAPGGYHVMLIGLKRPLSAGEQVTLTLVFEDAGGKRSEQTVQAPVRPLGAGGP, from the coding sequence ATGACGATGACCCAACCGATCGCCGCACTGATCCTGTCGCTGGCCCTGTCCGGCGCCGCCCATGCGCAAGTCGCGGTGGACGCGCCGTGGGTGCGCGCGAGCGTGCCACAGCAGACCGCGACCGGCGCCTTCATGCGCCTGACCGCGAGCCGTGACCTGCGCCTGATCGGCGCGCGTTCGGATGCGGCGCAGACCACCGAAGTGCATGAGATGGCGATGCAGGGACAGATGATACGCATGCGCCAGGTGGCCGCCTTGCCGCTGCCGCGCGGACAGGTGGTCGCGCTCGCACCCGGCGGCTACCACGTGATGCTGATCGGCCTGAAGCGGCCGCTGAGCGCCGGCGAGCAAGTGACGCTGACCTTGGTGTTCGAAGATGCGGGCGGCAAGCGCAGCGAGCAGACCGTGCAGGCGCCGGTGCGGCCGTTGGGTGCGGGCGGGCCTTGA
- a CDS encoding SCO family protein, with translation MPDRPTALARLPRSFARRRLLTGLAAATVLSACGGRKPLSLHGIDLSGRDFGKDFRLLDPDGRERTLADFRGKLVLLFFGFTLCPDVCPTALTRAVQIRKLLGRDAERLQVLFVTLDPERDTPPVLRAYTQAFDRSFLGLTASPERIAETAKAFRVIYAKVPTGSTYTIDHSALSYVYDADGVLRLALRHEQSAPDCVHDLRQIL, from the coding sequence GTGCCCGACCGCCCCACCGCTCTCGCCCGCCTGCCGCGTTCGTTCGCGCGTCGGCGCCTGCTGACCGGCCTCGCCGCGGCCACCGTGCTGTCGGCCTGCGGCGGCCGCAAGCCGCTGTCGCTGCACGGCATCGACCTGAGCGGCCGCGATTTCGGCAAGGACTTCCGCCTGCTTGATCCCGACGGACGCGAACGCACGCTCGCCGATTTCCGCGGCAAGCTGGTGCTGCTGTTCTTCGGCTTCACCCTGTGCCCCGACGTCTGCCCGACCGCGCTGACCCGCGCAGTGCAGATCCGCAAACTGCTCGGCCGCGATGCCGAGCGCCTGCAGGTGCTGTTCGTCACCCTCGACCCGGAACGCGACACGCCGCCGGTGCTGCGCGCCTACACCCAGGCCTTCGACCGCAGCTTCCTCGGCCTGACCGCCAGCCCCGAGCGCATCGCCGAAACGGCCAAGGCCTTCCGCGTGATCTACGCCAAGGTGCCGACCGGATCGACCTACACCATTGACCATTCGGCGCTGAGCTACGTCTACGACGCCGACGGCGTGTTGCGCCTGGCGCTGCGCCACGAACAGAGCGCGCCCGACTGCGTGCACGACCTCCGCCAGATTCTGTGA
- the sctU gene encoding type III secretion system export apparatus subunit SctU — protein MAKDQGADKTEPPTQKKIRDARKEGNVAKSKELTSTVLMLGWVVCGWMMLDFMRAKMILLFDTSLKAINQPFGDALREVGATAFDTLLWLSLPLLGMAVFLGVVIEFLQVGPVLSLGKVKPSMDKMNPAEGLKKMFSVDNLVELVKSVMKSSALIGIGVFVIYKMLAQLMMLPYAPAEAMGSGIWYGLVRIVIWTIFVFFFVSAIDVWYQKFSYTKQLRMSRRDIQQEVKESEGDPYVKSRRRQLHQEWSQQSMLNAVRQSNVVVTNPTHIAIALQYEHGTTDLPVVVAKGEGYLAEEIKRAATEAGVPILQNVQLARGLHEHVELDDYIGNEFFEAVAEVLHWAETVRRLRDGDTSAPELPPPLE, from the coding sequence ATGGCGAAGGACCAGGGCGCCGACAAGACCGAGCCGCCTACCCAGAAAAAGATCCGCGACGCGCGCAAGGAAGGCAACGTCGCCAAGAGCAAGGAGCTGACCAGCACCGTGCTGATGCTCGGCTGGGTGGTGTGCGGCTGGATGATGCTCGACTTCATGCGCGCCAAGATGATCCTGCTGTTCGACACCAGCCTCAAGGCGATCAACCAGCCCTTCGGCGACGCCCTGCGCGAGGTCGGCGCGACCGCGTTCGACACGCTGCTGTGGCTGTCGTTGCCGCTGCTGGGGATGGCGGTGTTCCTGGGCGTGGTGATCGAGTTCCTGCAGGTCGGGCCGGTGCTGAGCCTGGGCAAGGTCAAGCCCAGCATGGACAAGATGAACCCCGCCGAGGGGCTCAAGAAGATGTTCTCGGTCGACAACCTGGTCGAGCTGGTCAAGTCGGTGATGAAAAGCTCGGCGCTGATCGGCATCGGCGTGTTCGTGATCTACAAGATGCTCGCCCAGCTGATGATGCTGCCGTACGCGCCGGCCGAGGCGATGGGCTCGGGCATCTGGTACGGGCTGGTGCGGATCGTGATCTGGACGATCTTCGTGTTCTTCTTCGTCTCGGCGATCGACGTGTGGTACCAGAAGTTCTCCTACACCAAGCAACTGCGCATGAGCCGGCGCGACATCCAGCAGGAGGTCAAGGAGAGCGAGGGCGACCCGTACGTGAAGAGCCGGCGCCGGCAGTTGCATCAGGAGTGGTCTCAGCAGAGCATGCTCAATGCCGTCCGCCAATCCAATGTCGTCGTGACCAACCCCACCCACATCGCCATCGCCCTGCAGTACGAGCACGGCACCACCGACCTGCCGGTGGTGGTGGCCAAGGGCGAGGGTTACCTGGCCGAAGAGATCAAGCGCGCGGCCACCGAGGCCGGCGTGCCGATCCTGCAGAACGTGCAACTGGCGCGTGGGCTGCACGAGCATGTGGAGCTGGACGACTACATCGGCAACGAATTCTTCGAAGCCGTGGCCGAGGTGCTGCACTGGGCCGAGACCGTGCGCCGTCTGCGCGACGGCGATACCAGCGCGCCGGAGTTGCCGCCGCCGTTGGAGTGA
- the sctT gene encoding type III secretion system export apparatus subunit SctT, with protein MNFDSVGNIMLALGLVLPRVIGAFMMLPLITNENMPPLVRNSFMVSLAIIAIPVAMNGVPLNELGTFSWAPIILKELFIGVSIGFCYGMVFWAISAAGNVIDTQVGMTLAQVFDPIQGHQASLHGNFLSHFASWLFMASGAFLVFLDLLLSSYAMWPVNSFFPNLHQAGMELFVGQFSYLMTALLVLAAPAMVVLLLIDLSFGLVNRFAPQLNVFTITMPIKAWLATWIILLMLGVYVEIVLDRLADNRGLLDALNRVFGG; from the coding sequence ATGAATTTCGATTCGGTCGGCAACATCATGCTGGCGCTCGGGCTGGTGCTGCCGCGGGTGATCGGCGCGTTCATGATGTTGCCGCTGATCACCAACGAAAACATGCCGCCGCTGGTGCGCAACAGCTTCATGGTCAGCCTGGCGATCATCGCGATCCCGGTGGCGATGAACGGAGTGCCCTTGAACGAGCTGGGCACGTTTTCGTGGGCGCCGATCATCCTCAAGGAATTGTTCATCGGCGTGTCGATCGGGTTTTGCTACGGCATGGTGTTCTGGGCGATCAGCGCCGCCGGCAACGTCATCGACACCCAGGTCGGCATGACCCTGGCGCAGGTGTTCGATCCGATCCAGGGCCACCAGGCGTCGCTGCACGGCAACTTCCTGTCGCACTTCGCCTCGTGGCTGTTCATGGCCAGCGGCGCGTTCCTGGTGTTCCTCGACCTGCTGCTGTCGAGCTATGCGATGTGGCCGGTGAACTCGTTCTTCCCGAACCTGCACCAGGCCGGCATGGAGTTGTTCGTCGGCCAGTTCAGTTACCTGATGACCGCGCTGCTGGTGCTGGCCGCGCCGGCGATGGTGGTGCTGCTGCTGATCGACCTGTCGTTCGGCCTGGTCAACCGCTTCGCGCCGCAGCTCAACGTGTTCACCATCACCATGCCGATCAAGGCGTGGCTGGCGACGTGGATCATCCTGTTGATGCTGGGGGTGTATGTGGAGATCGTGCTGGATCGGCTGGCGGATAACCGCGGGCTGCTGGATGCGTTGAATCGGGTGTTTGGCGGTTGA
- the sctS gene encoding type III secretion system export apparatus subunit SctS, translating into MGDMLEMTKQALWLTLLLSGPPVVAAAVVGLVVAFIQAATQLQEQTFAYAIKFTVIVVTLFVTASMIGGTLYTFADRIFLDFPGMVRH; encoded by the coding sequence ATGGGCGACATGCTCGAAATGACCAAACAGGCGCTGTGGCTGACGCTGCTGCTGTCGGGCCCGCCGGTGGTCGCCGCCGCCGTGGTCGGGCTGGTCGTGGCCTTCATCCAGGCCGCCACCCAGCTGCAGGAACAGACCTTCGCCTACGCGATCAAATTCACCGTGATCGTGGTGACCTTGTTCGTGACCGCCTCGATGATCGGCGGCACCCTTTACACCTTCGCCGACCGCATCTTCCTCGATTTCCCGGGCATGGTCCGGCACTGA
- a CDS encoding EscR/YscR/HrcR family type III secretion system export apparatus protein → MDFSSFSPALVLITVVSLALAPFVAVMVTSFTKIVVVLSLLRNALGLQQVPPNVVINGLAIVLSIYVMYPVILETHDAINARMSGTTVAAATQGQPPGTAAATTPGAATTATTPAPAAAAAPGAAPAAATPAATATVPAAPTAAPATTTTNTATAQAAAPAVGARRPAAPSALLGGTGKMDTTRLLQMMDAGKEPLRGFLIKHSSDAERAFFLRSAQRLLPPNARADISVNDFLVVIPAFTVSELTAAFQIGFLIFLPFLIIDLVVSNILLSLGMMMLSPTTVSLPFKLLLFVLIGGWAKLVHGLVLTYGG, encoded by the coding sequence ATGGATTTCAGTTCGTTCTCGCCGGCGCTGGTGCTGATCACGGTGGTCAGCCTCGCGCTGGCGCCGTTCGTCGCGGTGATGGTGACCTCGTTCACCAAGATCGTGGTGGTGCTCAGTCTGCTGCGCAACGCGCTCGGCCTGCAGCAGGTGCCGCCGAACGTGGTCATCAACGGTCTGGCGATCGTGCTGTCGATCTACGTGATGTATCCGGTGATCCTGGAGACCCACGACGCGATCAACGCGCGCATGAGCGGTACGACCGTGGCCGCGGCGACGCAGGGTCAGCCGCCGGGGACTGCCGCGGCGACGACGCCGGGGGCCGCGACGACTGCGACCACGCCGGCACCGGCTGCCGCCGCGGCACCGGGCGCCGCCCCCGCTGCGGCGACTCCGGCCGCGACAGCGACGGTTCCGGCCGCGCCGACCGCCGCGCCCGCGACGACGACGACGAACACCGCCACCGCGCAAGCCGCAGCACCGGCCGTCGGTGCGAGACGACCGGCTGCGCCGTCGGCCTTGCTCGGCGGTACCGGCAAGATGGACACCACCCGCCTGCTGCAGATGATGGACGCCGGCAAGGAGCCGTTGCGCGGCTTCCTGATCAAGCACTCCAGCGACGCCGAGCGCGCGTTCTTCCTGCGCAGCGCGCAGCGCCTGCTGCCGCCCAACGCGCGCGCCGACATCAGCGTCAACGATTTCCTGGTGGTGATCCCCGCGTTCACCGTCAGCGAACTCACCGCCGCGTTCCAGATCGGCTTCCTGATCTTCCTGCCGTTCCTGATCATCGACCTGGTGGTGTCGAACATCCTGCTGTCGCTGGGCATGATGATGCTGTCGCCGACCACCGTGTCGCTGCCGTTCAAGCTGCTGCTGTTCGTATTGATCGGCGGCTGGGCCAAGTTGGTGCATGGTTTGGTGTTGACTTATGGCGGGTGA